Proteins from a single region of Neomonachus schauinslandi chromosome 10, ASM220157v2, whole genome shotgun sequence:
- the EMILIN3 gene encoding LOW QUALITY PROTEIN: EMILIN-3 (The sequence of the model RefSeq protein was modified relative to this genomic sequence to represent the inferred CDS: deleted 1 base in 1 codon) has translation MGRRLPVWLCAVAALLSGAQAKGTPLVARPAPPGAPRYNLYTTGWRPRLRPGPHKALCAYVVHRNVTCVLQEGADSYVKAEYRQCGWGPKCPGTVTYRTVLRPRYKVNYKTVTDLAWRCCPGLTGEGCPEHLTDLGATPAQPEPEPQIPSGQLGPGPQPPSSSRAAPSPYGRKGSGLFGERLERLEGDVQRLVQAYGTLSGLVAGREDPNRMTGSPRAPAAPVGFGVISEGFVRPGDRARGPLTPPLDEILSKVTEVSNTLRTKAQLLDKVHGLALGHEAHLQQLREARPSPLTSLALLDEYVDRRLHQLWGSLLDGFEQKLQGVQSTCDLRVQEVRQQCEEGQAASQRLHQSLDGRELALRRELSQLGTRLQGLSVAGGSSCCSRLPLISARVDNLERNLQAVTEAQRGHGPLTRDELERLSAAMLDGGVDGLLEGLETLNGTEGGARGCCLGMEEGGWEAGSFRSMLEERVQSLEERLVTLAGELSHDGAPPGRSARPLVQTELAVLEQRLVSLETSCTPSTTSAVLDNLAAEVKAWQSRSEALLHQVASHAALLRQLNGTVAGVQEQLTEATGSSLQGEITLLKVNLNSVSKSLTGLSDSVSQYSDAFLAANSSLGERERKVEAEVHAIQEQVSSQGSRLQAGHRQVLGLRGELERLKAGVADVAGGLSRCQDTAQELQQVVGHFDRRVAQVEGACGRLGRLAAGLDHLPTESLRPTEGLWGYVDQLNRTLAQHAQDIARLRDDLLDCRAQLAEQAQPQPAD, from the exons ATGGGCCGCCGCCTGCCGGTGTGGCTGTGCGCCGTCGCGGCGCTGCTCTCGGGGGCGCAGGCCAAGGGCACCCCGCTCGTCGCGCGGCCCGCGCCGCCCGGTGCCCCCCGCTACAACCTCTACACGACGGGATGGCGCCCGCGGCTGCGCCCGGGGCCGCACAA GGCCCTCTGCGCCTACGTGGTGCACAGGAATGTGACCTGTGTCCTACAGGAGGGAGCAGACAGCTACGTGAAGGCCGAGTACCGACAGTGTGGATGGGGGCCCAAGTGCCCCGGGACAGTCAC GTACCGAACAGTGCTCAGACCCAGATACAAGGTCAACTACAAGACTGTGACGGACCTCGCCTGGCGGTGCTGCCCTGGCCTCACTGGAGAAGGCTGTCCCGAGCACCTGACCGACCTCGGGgccaccccagcccagccagAGCCTGAGCCCCAGATTCCCTCAGGGCAGCTGggcccagggccccagcccccTTCTTCTAGCAGAGCGGCCCCCAGCCCCTATG GAAGGAAAGGCTCCGGGCTGTTCGGTGAGCGGCTGGAACGTCTGGAGGGTGATGTCCAGCGCCTGGTACAAGCATATGGTACCCTCAGCGGCCTGGTGGCCGGCCGTGAGGACCCCAACAGGATGACTGGCAGTCCAAGGGCTCCTGCCGCTCCTGTGGGCTTCGGGGTCATCTCCGAGGGGTTCGTGAGGCCCGGAGACAGAGCCAGAGGGCCACTCACCCCTCCCCTTGACGAGATCTTGAGCAAGGTGACGGAGGTGAGCAACACGCTGCGGACCAAGGCGCAGCTGCTGGACAAGGTGCACGGGCTGGCCCTTGGCCACGAGGCTCACCTGCAGCAGCTGCGGGAGGCGCGTCCGTCTCCTCTCACCTCGCTGGCGCTGCTGGACGAGTACGTGGACCGACGGCTGCACCAGCTCTGGGGGAGCCTGCTCGATGGCTTCGAGCAGAAGCTGCAAGGCGTCCAGAGCACCTGCGACCTGCGGGTGCAGGAGGTGCGGCAGCAGTGCGAGGAGGGCCAGGCGGCTAGCCAGCGGCTGCACCAGAGCCTGGACGGCCGGGAGCTGGCCCTGCGCCGGGAGCTGTCCCAGCTCGGGACCAGGCTGCAGGGCCTGAGCGTGGCTGGCGGGAGCAGCTGCTGCAGCCGGCTGCCCTTGATCAGCGCCCGCGTGGACAACCTCGAGAGGAACCTACAGGCAGTCACCGAGGCCCAGCGGGGCCACGGCCCCCTCACCAGGGATGAGCTCGAGCGGCTCTCTGCTGCCATGCTGGACGGGGGTGTGGACGGGCTGCTGGAGGGCCTGGAGACCCTCAACGGGACGGAGGGTGGAGCGAGGGGCTGCTGCCTGGGCATGGAGGAGGGCGGGTGGGAGGCCGGCAGCTTCAGGAGCATGCTGGAAGAGCGAGTGCAGAGCCTAGAGGAGCGCCTGGTGACACTGGCGGGGGAGCTAAGCCACGACGGCGCC CCCCCGGGCAGGTCAGCCCGGCCCCTGGTGCAGACGGAGCTGGCGGTCTTGGAACAACGGCTGGTCTCCCTGGAGACCTCATGCACCCCCAGCACCACCTCAGCCGTCCTGGACAACCTGGCGGCAGAGGTGAAGGCCTGGCAGAGCCGGAGCGAGGCCCTCCTCCACCAGGTGGCCAGCCACGCTGCCCTGCTCCGGCAGCTCAATGGCACTGTGGCCGGGGTCCAGGAGCAGCTGACAGAAGCGACGGGCAGCTCACTTCAAGGTGAGATCACCCTGCTCAAGGTCAACCTGAACTCCGTGAGCAAGTCACTCACGGGCCTCAGCGACTCCGTCAGCCAGTACTCTGATGCCTTCTTGGCTGCCAACTCATCCCTGGGCGAGCGCGAACGCAAGGTGGAGGCTGAGGTTCACGCCATCCAGGAACAGGTCAGCAGCCAAGGCTCTCGGCTTCAGGCTGGCCACAGGCAGGTCCTGGGCCTGAGGGGGGAGCTGGAGCGACTCAAGGCCGGTGTGGCCGATGTGGCCGGCGGGCTGAGCCGCTGCCAGGACACAGCCCAGGAACTGCAGCAAGTGGTGGGCCACTTCGACCGGAGGGTGGCTCAAGTGGAGGGTGCGTGTGGGAGGCTGGGCCGACTGGCTGCCGGCCTGGACCACTTGCCCACCGAGTCGCTCAGGCCCACGGAGGGCCTGTGGGGCTATGTGGACCAGCTGAACCGCACGCTGGCTCAACACGCACAGGACATCGCCCGCCTCCGGGATGACCTCCTGGACTGCAGGGCCCAGCTGGCCGAGCAGGCACAGCCCCAGCCAGCCGACTAG